A genomic segment from Curtobacterium sp. MCSS17_007 encodes:
- a CDS encoding GAF and ANTAR domain-containing protein — protein sequence MTDDRERRLLDAFLAATDTLVAEYDVVEMLQSLVEDVADLFGVDAAGIMLANQRGDLEVVAATSEETALLGLLQLESGEGPCVEAYANGATVVVDGPEDMRSRWPLFAAEAERAGYVAVHSIPLRVRDSVLGSMNLFRTERGFLDEGDALAARALTDVATISILQQRSADQALRTQQQLQQALDSRVVVEQAKGFLAHTHRVGVEDAFALLREYARTSQRRLHDIAQDVVERRLVIPGGSDVSAIGSAPSGR from the coding sequence ATGACCGATGACCGAGAGCGACGGCTGCTCGACGCCTTCCTCGCCGCCACGGACACGCTCGTGGCCGAGTACGACGTCGTGGAGATGCTCCAGAGCCTGGTCGAGGACGTCGCCGACCTCTTCGGCGTGGACGCCGCGGGCATCATGCTCGCGAACCAGCGCGGTGACCTCGAGGTGGTCGCCGCGACGAGCGAGGAGACCGCCCTGCTCGGGCTGTTGCAGCTGGAATCGGGCGAGGGCCCGTGCGTCGAGGCGTACGCGAACGGCGCGACGGTCGTCGTCGACGGTCCCGAGGACATGCGCAGCCGGTGGCCGCTCTTCGCGGCCGAGGCCGAGCGAGCCGGCTACGTCGCCGTGCACTCGATCCCGCTGCGCGTCCGCGACAGCGTCCTCGGGTCCATGAACCTCTTCCGCACCGAGCGCGGGTTCCTCGACGAGGGTGACGCCCTCGCCGCGCGGGCGCTGACGGACGTCGCCACCATCAGCATCCTGCAGCAGCGCAGCGCCGACCAGGCGCTCCGGACCCAGCAGCAGCTGCAGCAGGCGCTCGACAGCCGCGTGGTCGTCGAGCAGGCCAAGGGCTTCCTGGCGCACACCCACCGCGTCGGTGTCGAGGACGCCTTCGCCCTGCTGCGCGAGTACGCCCGGACCAGCCAGCGCCGGCTCCACGACATCGCCCAGGACGTGGTCGAGCGCCGGCTCGTGATCCCGGGTGGCAGCGACGTCTCGGCGATCGGCTCGGCGCCGTCAGGACGGTGA
- a CDS encoding GAF domain-containing protein codes for MTGTAPGAPTSAGDDDDALVAPFLGLPVDGVAISTLGDLLGSETVSATNPFAARGDEIQIDLGEGPVWEAVRTGEPELHDDLDRAPIAAWPAAREALLGAGATAVFAFPMRVGGLDVGAVTLYARSGTGLRHDEVPRLVRLTGVTASRVLARGLRLAEDDLPGATRAGAYSRRQVHQAVGMVAAQTGTTTSDAALLLRAAAFSSGRSVVETAEAVLARMLDLSGAPSDEPGGTTP; via the coding sequence GTGACCGGGACCGCACCGGGGGCCCCGACGAGCGCCGGGGACGACGACGACGCCCTGGTCGCACCGTTCCTGGGCCTGCCGGTCGACGGCGTCGCGATCTCGACCCTCGGGGACCTGCTCGGGTCCGAGACGGTCAGCGCGACGAACCCCTTCGCAGCGCGCGGCGACGAGATCCAGATCGACCTCGGGGAGGGGCCGGTCTGGGAGGCGGTGCGGACCGGTGAGCCCGAACTCCACGACGACCTCGATCGAGCGCCGATCGCCGCGTGGCCCGCTGCGCGGGAGGCGTTGCTCGGAGCGGGCGCGACCGCCGTCTTCGCCTTCCCGATGCGCGTCGGCGGTCTCGACGTCGGCGCGGTGACGCTGTACGCGCGGTCGGGCACCGGACTCCGGCACGACGAGGTCCCACGACTCGTCCGGCTCACGGGGGTCACCGCGAGCCGTGTCCTCGCCCGCGGGCTGCGCCTCGCCGAGGACGACCTGCCGGGCGCAACGCGCGCGGGGGCGTACTCTCGCCGACAGGTCCACCAGGCGGTGGGCATGGTCGCGGCGCAGACCGGCACCACCACGTCGGACGCCGCACTGCTGCTCCGGGCGGCCGCCTTCTCCTCGGGGCGCTCGGTGGTGGAGACGGCGGAGGCCGTGCTCGCACGGATGCTCGACCTCAGTGGTGCGCCGTCCGACGAACCAGGAGGGACCACGCCATGA
- a CDS encoding helix-turn-helix transcriptional regulator yields MSTATIPRPHTLSTAESERHEDTAPIPSRHAVRLEALGTSPDGVVAEVGGLYDGRGWAAHATDRPFAYRYTAVGDDAVTLRRSKIAGAIRGAIPRTDDYIVQWLTEGAGVPDVRRDRVPLTIGVPMLFPTDREFVFEYQDYDQRLVHLSRSLVHDVAEERYRTGPVEDLALDHLRTLDPAAVARWRGQMTLLARELRNGVGTLLWQTLTRDAAAAFLALYPPALPEIPEVVLLPRLSRLRAAVEFIHEHVHEPLTVGAIARAADLSVRSVQEAFQRHLDCTPMTYLLRVRLERVRIELLRSDPGTTTVQEVARRWGFAHLGRFSGTYAQAYGEYPRRTLRR; encoded by the coding sequence GTGAGCACGGCGACGATCCCGCGGCCCCACACGCTGTCGACGGCGGAGTCCGAGCGCCACGAGGACACGGCTCCGATCCCGTCGCGGCACGCCGTCCGGCTCGAGGCGCTCGGCACCAGCCCCGACGGCGTCGTCGCGGAGGTCGGTGGCCTGTACGACGGCCGTGGGTGGGCGGCGCACGCGACCGACCGGCCCTTCGCGTACCGGTACACGGCCGTCGGCGACGACGCGGTCACGCTCCGTCGTTCGAAGATCGCCGGCGCCATCCGCGGCGCGATCCCCCGCACCGACGACTACATCGTGCAGTGGCTCACCGAGGGAGCCGGCGTCCCCGACGTGCGGCGCGACCGGGTGCCGCTCACCATCGGCGTCCCGATGCTCTTCCCGACCGACCGCGAGTTCGTCTTCGAGTACCAGGACTACGACCAGCGCCTCGTGCACCTGTCCCGGTCCCTCGTCCACGACGTCGCCGAGGAGCGCTACCGCACCGGTCCGGTGGAGGACCTCGCACTCGACCACCTGCGGACGCTCGACCCGGCTGCCGTCGCCCGGTGGCGCGGCCAGATGACCCTGCTCGCACGGGAGCTGCGGAACGGGGTGGGCACGCTGCTGTGGCAGACGCTCACCCGCGACGCCGCGGCGGCCTTCCTCGCGCTCTACCCGCCGGCGCTCCCGGAGATCCCCGAGGTCGTCCTCCTGCCGCGGTTGTCGCGGCTCCGGGCTGCGGTGGAGTTCATCCACGAGCACGTCCACGAACCGCTCACGGTGGGCGCCATCGCGCGCGCCGCGGACCTCAGTGTCCGCTCGGTGCAGGAGGCGTTCCAACGGCACCTGGACTGCACGCCGATGACGTACCTGCTCCGGGTCCGCCTCGAGCGCGTCCGGATCGAGCTGCTCCGCTCGGACCCGGGAACCACGACGGTGCAGGAGGTCGCCCGCCGCTGGGGGTTCGCCCACCTCGGGCGGTTCTCCGGCACCTACGCGCAGGCGTACGGCGAGTACCCGCGACGCACCCTGCGACGCTGA
- a CDS encoding GNAT family N-acetyltransferase, whose protein sequence is MSTSVRPVTPDDAAAWQQLYAGYRASYHLPDDPAAVRTTWSWVSESAHGILGLVAEDADGRLVGLADLRRFARPSSATTGLYLDDLFTAPEARHRGVATALLREAAAVAAAEGASVVRWITAEDNATARAVYDRVATATPWVTYDMRPPAD, encoded by the coding sequence ATGAGCACCTCCGTCCGTCCGGTCACCCCCGATGACGCCGCCGCGTGGCAGCAGCTGTACGCCGGGTACCGCGCCTCCTACCACCTGCCGGACGACCCGGCGGCCGTCCGCACCACGTGGAGCTGGGTCTCGGAGAGTGCGCACGGCATCCTCGGTCTGGTCGCCGAGGACGCGGACGGCCGGCTCGTCGGGCTCGCCGACCTGCGCCGCTTCGCCCGCCCGTCGTCGGCCACGACCGGGCTGTACCTCGACGACCTCTTCACGGCGCCGGAGGCACGCCATCGCGGCGTCGCGACCGCGCTCCTGCGGGAGGCCGCCGCCGTCGCCGCCGCCGAGGGGGCCAGCGTCGTCCGGTGGATCACCGCCGAGGACAACGCCACTGCCCGCGCCGTGTACGACCGCGTCGCCACCGCGACCCCCTGGGTCACGTACGACATGCGGCCTCCCGCGGACTGA